One genomic segment of Microbacterium sp. BLY includes these proteins:
- a CDS encoding IclR family transcriptional regulator → MSVIPDSTRSDEGTVVPAAAQTLRILSYLAGRPAPVAASAIARELSLPRSTVYHLLRTLAAHGFVLHLREEQRWGLGTSAFELAGGYARQQPLARLGRPLVAGVSDRLGESAHLAVMSGRDVLYIVEERAPRRPALVTDVGVRLPAHLTATGRAMLAALPREQVRAQYPDASAFPDRTGRGPRRPSELRDLLREVRFRGYATEDGEVAEGLRSVGAVVRDAAGWPVAAVAVTWAGDGDREAELAAVVRDAAAALEARLLR, encoded by the coding sequence GTGTCTGTGATCCCAGACAGCACACGCAGCGACGAGGGCACCGTCGTCCCCGCTGCCGCGCAGACCCTGCGCATCCTCAGCTACCTGGCGGGCCGCCCCGCGCCGGTGGCGGCCTCGGCGATCGCGCGCGAGCTGTCGCTGCCACGGTCCACCGTCTACCATCTGCTGCGCACACTGGCGGCGCACGGCTTCGTGCTGCATCTCCGCGAGGAGCAACGGTGGGGGCTCGGGACATCGGCGTTCGAGCTCGCCGGCGGCTACGCGCGCCAGCAGCCCCTCGCCCGGTTGGGTCGCCCGCTGGTGGCGGGGGTCTCGGACCGGCTCGGGGAGAGCGCCCACCTCGCTGTCATGAGCGGACGGGATGTGCTGTACATCGTCGAGGAGCGCGCCCCGCGCCGTCCGGCTCTCGTGACCGACGTGGGGGTCCGTCTGCCCGCACACCTCACCGCCACGGGGCGCGCGATGCTGGCGGCGCTCCCCCGCGAGCAGGTCAGGGCGCAGTATCCGGATGCTTCGGCGTTCCCGGACCGCACGGGGCGGGGCCCGCGTCGTCCGAGCGAGTTGCGGGATCTGCTGCGCGAGGTCCGGTTCCGCGGGTACGCGACGGAGGACGGTGAGGTCGCGGAGGGCCTCCGATCCGTTGGCGCCGTCGTGAGGGACGCCGCGGGCTGGCCGGTGGCCGCGGTCGCGGTCACCTGGGCCGGCGACGGGGACCGGGAGGCGGAGCTCGCGGCTGTCGTGCGCGATGCAGCCGCCGCGCTCGAGGCCCGGCTTCTGCGGTGA
- the hutH gene encoding histidine ammonia-lyase, giving the protein MSAHAPVAVGARPLSPDEVVRVVRDDAPVVVDPAALTRVAETRRVIDGLAADPHPHYGVSTGFGALATTFIAPERRLQLQASLIRSHAAGTGAEVEREVVRGLQLLRLQTLASGRTGVRPVVVETYAALLNAGIVPVVREYGSLGCSGDLAPLAHIALATMGEGEVRDADGRLVEAAEALRAAGIAPLTLVEKEGLALINGTDGMLGMLVLALHDLETLLLTADVAAAMSVESQLGTDAVFAADLMALRPQAGQAVSAAHLRALLAGSPMVASHRGPEDGRVQDAYSLRCSPQVHGAARDTLGHAAMIAERELASVIDNPIITLDGRIESNGNFHGAPVAAVLDFLAISVADVASVSERRTDRALDPSRSHGLPPFLAAEVGVDSGLMIAQYAAAGIVSELKRLAVPASVDSIPSSAMQEDHVSMGWAAARKLRRAIDGLSRVLAIEILTAARALDLRAPLEAGPATGAVRDLVRTVAAGPGPDRHLSPEMEAVTGLVQSGEIARIAKEHVHD; this is encoded by the coding sequence ATGAGTGCACACGCCCCCGTCGCCGTCGGAGCCCGCCCCCTCTCCCCGGACGAGGTCGTGCGGGTCGTGCGGGACGATGCGCCCGTCGTGGTCGATCCGGCGGCGCTGACACGCGTCGCCGAGACCCGGCGGGTCATCGATGGGCTCGCGGCCGACCCGCACCCGCACTACGGGGTGTCGACCGGCTTCGGTGCGCTCGCGACCACTTTCATCGCCCCGGAACGCCGTCTGCAACTCCAGGCGAGCCTCATCCGCTCCCACGCCGCCGGGACCGGAGCCGAGGTCGAGCGCGAAGTGGTGCGCGGGCTGCAGCTGCTGCGCCTGCAGACCCTCGCCTCCGGCCGCACCGGCGTCCGTCCGGTCGTCGTGGAGACCTATGCGGCTCTGCTCAACGCGGGGATCGTGCCCGTGGTCCGCGAGTACGGGTCGCTGGGCTGCTCCGGCGATCTCGCCCCCCTCGCACACATCGCGCTGGCCACCATGGGGGAGGGCGAGGTGCGAGACGCGGACGGTCGTCTCGTGGAGGCCGCGGAGGCGCTGCGCGCTGCCGGGATCGCGCCGCTCACCCTTGTCGAGAAGGAGGGACTGGCCCTCATCAACGGCACGGACGGCATGCTCGGCATGCTCGTGCTCGCCCTGCACGACCTCGAGACGCTGCTCCTCACCGCCGACGTGGCCGCGGCGATGTCGGTCGAGTCGCAGCTCGGCACCGACGCCGTGTTCGCCGCCGACCTCATGGCTCTGCGCCCGCAGGCCGGACAGGCGGTCTCGGCGGCCCACCTCCGTGCGCTGCTCGCGGGCTCGCCGATGGTCGCCAGCCATCGGGGCCCCGAGGACGGCCGCGTCCAGGACGCCTACTCTCTCCGGTGCTCGCCCCAGGTGCACGGGGCCGCCCGGGACACCCTCGGCCACGCCGCGATGATCGCGGAGCGCGAGCTGGCCAGCGTCATCGACAACCCGATCATCACCCTCGACGGGCGCATCGAGTCGAACGGCAACTTCCACGGGGCGCCCGTGGCCGCGGTGCTCGACTTCCTCGCGATCTCGGTCGCCGACGTCGCGTCCGTCTCGGAGCGCCGCACGGACCGAGCCCTCGACCCGTCCCGCAGCCACGGTCTCCCGCCCTTCCTCGCCGCCGAGGTCGGCGTGGACTCGGGCCTCATGATCGCGCAGTACGCGGCGGCCGGGATCGTGTCCGAACTCAAGCGCCTCGCCGTCCCCGCATCCGTGGACTCCATCCCGTCGTCGGCGATGCAGGAGGATCACGTCTCGATGGGCTGGGCCGCGGCCCGCAAGCTGCGTCGCGCCATCGACGGACTGTCCCGCGTCCTCGCGATCGAGATCCTCACAGCGGCGCGGGCGCTGGACCTCCGCGCCCCTCTGGAGGCAGGGCCCGCCACGGGAGCGGTGCGCGACCTCGTCCGAACCGTCGCGGCCGGTCCCGGCCCCGACCGCCACCTCTCGCCCGAGATGGAAGCCGTGACCGGCCTCGTCCAGTCCGGGGAGATCGCCCGCATCGCGAAGGAGCATGTGCATGACTGA
- the hutU gene encoding urocanate hydratase — MTEETGARIVRAPRGAERTAKSWGAEAAKRMLMNNLDPEVAEHPDDLVVYGGTGKAARSWAAYDAIVRTLDELEPDETLLVQSGKPVGVFRTHEWAPRVLIANSHLVGDWATWPEFRRLEELGLTMYGQMTAGSWIYIGTQGILQGTYETFAAVARSLGRDSLRGTLTLTAGAGGMGGAQPLAVTMNDGAVLIADVDETRLARRVEHGYLDEYTTDLDAAVARVVAAKEAGEALSVGVVGNAAEVFPELHRRGVPVDIVTDQTSAHDPLAYLPVGVDVARWKEEVARDPEAFTRRSRESMAAHVAAMVAFQDAGAAVFDYGNSIRAEAQLGGFDRAFAFPGFVPAYIRPQFEEGRGPFRWVALSGDPEDIAKTDRAIAELFPEDAALHRWLDKAGEKVHFEGLPARICWLGYQERHLAGLKFNEMVASGELSAPIVIGRDHLDSGSVASPYRETEAMKDGSDAIADWPLLNALLNTASGASWVSLHHGGGVGIGRSIHAGQVTVADGSALAAEKLARVLTNDPGTGVMRHVDAGYEHAREVARDRGLKVPLL; from the coding sequence ATGACTGAGGAGACCGGAGCGCGCATCGTGCGCGCGCCTCGAGGTGCCGAGCGCACCGCGAAGAGCTGGGGCGCGGAAGCGGCCAAGCGGATGCTGATGAACAACCTCGACCCCGAGGTCGCCGAGCACCCCGACGACCTCGTCGTCTACGGCGGCACGGGCAAGGCGGCACGGAGCTGGGCGGCGTACGACGCCATCGTGCGCACACTCGACGAGCTGGAGCCGGATGAGACGCTGCTCGTCCAGTCCGGCAAACCGGTCGGGGTGTTCCGTACCCACGAGTGGGCGCCGCGCGTGCTCATCGCCAACTCCCACCTCGTCGGCGACTGGGCCACCTGGCCGGAGTTCCGCCGGCTCGAGGAGCTCGGGCTCACGATGTACGGCCAGATGACCGCCGGCTCCTGGATCTACATCGGCACGCAGGGCATCCTCCAGGGGACGTACGAGACCTTCGCCGCGGTGGCCCGCTCGCTCGGACGGGATTCGCTGCGCGGCACGCTGACCCTCACCGCGGGTGCCGGAGGCATGGGCGGCGCACAACCTCTCGCCGTGACGATGAACGACGGCGCGGTCCTCATCGCGGACGTCGACGAGACGCGGCTCGCCCGCCGCGTGGAGCACGGCTACCTCGACGAGTACACGACCGACCTCGACGCCGCCGTGGCGCGGGTGGTCGCCGCGAAGGAGGCCGGTGAGGCGCTGTCCGTCGGTGTGGTCGGCAACGCGGCCGAGGTCTTCCCGGAACTGCACCGTCGCGGGGTCCCGGTCGACATCGTGACCGACCAGACCAGCGCCCACGACCCGCTCGCCTACCTCCCGGTCGGCGTCGACGTCGCCCGCTGGAAGGAGGAGGTGGCGCGCGACCCCGAGGCGTTCACCCGTCGGTCGCGCGAGTCCATGGCCGCGCACGTCGCGGCGATGGTCGCGTTCCAGGACGCCGGGGCCGCGGTCTTCGACTACGGCAACTCGATCCGCGCGGAGGCGCAGCTCGGAGGGTTCGATCGTGCCTTCGCGTTCCCCGGGTTCGTCCCCGCCTACATCCGCCCGCAGTTCGAGGAGGGGCGCGGGCCGTTCCGCTGGGTGGCGCTGTCCGGCGATCCCGAGGACATCGCCAAGACGGACCGGGCGATCGCCGAGCTCTTCCCCGAGGACGCGGCCCTGCACCGCTGGCTCGACAAGGCGGGCGAGAAGGTGCACTTCGAGGGGCTGCCGGCGCGCATCTGCTGGCTCGGCTACCAGGAGCGGCACCTCGCCGGACTGAAGTTCAACGAGATGGTCGCTTCGGGAGAGCTCTCCGCACCGATCGTGATCGGCCGCGACCACCTCGACTCCGGTTCCGTCGCGTCGCCGTACCGGGAGACCGAGGCCATGAAGGACGGCTCCGACGCGATCGCCGACTGGCCGCTCCTCAACGCCCTCCTCAACACGGCGTCCGGGGCCTCCTGGGTGTCGCTGCACCACGGCGGCGGGGTGGGGATCGGCCGGTCGATCCACGCCGGGCAGGTCACGGTGGCGGACGGCTCCGCGCTCGCCGCGGAGAAGCTCGCCCGGGTCCTGACGAATGACCCGGGAACCGGAGTCATGCGCCATGTGGACGCCGGGTACGAGCACGCGAGGGAGGTCGCGCGCGACCGCGGACTGAAGGTGCCGCTACTGTGA
- the hutI gene encoding imidazolonepropionase, with product MTTTLITGIGELTTNDPTPTDPCGTLLDAAVLIDGGRIAWVGPSSLAPAADETVDARGRAVIPGFVDSHSHLVFAGDRAAEFEARMAGQPYAAGGIRSTVRATRAAGDDELRARLRGFVAELRRQGTTTVEIKSGYGLSVADEERLVRLAAEVTPEVTFLGAHVVPAEYAEDPDAYVDLVVGPMLDACAPHARWIDVFCETGAFTVAQSRRILEAGIARGLAPRVHASQLGPGDGVRMAVDVGAASVDHGTFLTDADIAALAASDTVLTLLPGVEFSTRQPYPDARRLLDAGVTIALSCDTNPGSSFTSSLPFCIAIAVRDMGMTPAEAVWAATAGGAQALRRDDIGRLVPGARADLVLLDAPTRVHLAYRPGVPLVARVWKDGATVR from the coding sequence GTGACGACCACGCTGATCACCGGCATCGGGGAACTGACGACCAACGACCCGACTCCCACGGACCCGTGCGGCACACTCCTCGATGCGGCCGTCCTGATCGACGGCGGACGGATCGCCTGGGTCGGGCCGTCGAGCCTCGCCCCGGCCGCCGACGAGACCGTCGACGCGCGCGGGCGAGCGGTGATCCCCGGGTTCGTCGACAGTCACAGCCATCTCGTCTTCGCCGGCGATCGCGCGGCGGAGTTCGAGGCGCGCATGGCGGGCCAGCCTTATGCCGCGGGCGGGATCCGGTCCACGGTCCGGGCCACGCGGGCGGCCGGTGACGACGAGCTGAGGGCACGCCTGCGCGGATTCGTCGCCGAACTGCGACGACAGGGCACCACGACGGTCGAGATCAAGAGCGGGTACGGGCTCAGCGTCGCGGACGAGGAGCGTCTCGTCCGTCTCGCCGCCGAGGTGACGCCGGAGGTCACCTTCCTCGGCGCCCACGTGGTGCCGGCCGAGTACGCCGAGGATCCGGACGCCTACGTCGACCTCGTCGTCGGTCCGATGCTCGACGCCTGCGCGCCGCACGCCCGATGGATCGACGTGTTCTGTGAGACCGGCGCGTTCACGGTGGCGCAGTCGCGGCGGATCCTCGAGGCGGGCATCGCCCGTGGCCTGGCCCCTCGGGTGCACGCGAGCCAGCTCGGCCCCGGCGACGGGGTGCGGATGGCCGTCGACGTGGGAGCGGCATCCGTCGACCACGGCACCTTCCTCACGGACGCGGACATCGCCGCGCTCGCGGCATCGGACACCGTGCTCACCCTCCTGCCGGGCGTGGAGTTCTCCACCCGCCAGCCCTATCCGGATGCGCGCCGGCTGCTTGACGCGGGCGTGACCATCGCGCTGTCCTGTGACACGAACCCCGGATCCAGCTTCACCTCGTCCCTGCCGTTCTGCATCGCGATCGCGGTCCGCGACATGGGCATGACCCCGGCGGAGGCGGTCTGGGCGGCCACCGCGGGCGGAGCGCAGGCGCTCCGCCGCGACGACATCGGCCGGCTCGTCCCCGGCGCACGCGCCGACCTCGTGCTGCTGGACGCGCCCACCCGGGTGCACCTGGCGTATCGACCGGGGGTGCCCCTCGTCGCGCGCGTCTGGAAGGACGGGGCGACCGTGCGCTGA
- a CDS encoding glycogen debranching N-terminal domain-containing protein: MTDRPPLQPLLDDAVIVLQAPTQAWSGRDGSVGSAAIHGIYHGDVRHIAAIDLAVQGTALEPIGHASPTPQHVRFTDLLRGLDDAGADPKVRLDRDRTVRAGSFTESLRFSSHLDAALTADVTVRLRPDFAPMQQVKAGRDGEEEWSWDGERCRAGQASFALAAPHADVSVEGREILLAWRVDVPPRGSVELSWALDLDDPSLVVTSPPRLSAAHSPETGNDPRSARWLQRAAADLAALRLALPDHPDDAFYAAGAPWFFTLFGRDSIWAARLALGADTDIAASTLRVLARLQGTTVNPETAEAPGKIAHELRSAELALPGEGVLLPPLYYGTVDATPLWVCLLADAHEAGLPVAALRELLPALRAALGWMIEHGDASGSGFIDYADETGHGLANQGWKDSGDSIQWRDGRLAEGPIALSEVQGYAYEAAVRGAALLDHLGEPGGDELRDWAADLRRRFRDAYWVTTPEGRYPAIALDAHGAPVDSLTSNIGHLIGTGLLDAEEERACADLLVGESMASGYGVRTMSTGAAGYWPLSYHGGSVWTHDTAIAVHGMRRAGLTAHARRLAAELLDLAEGFDYRVPELHSGEPRVPGGRPVPYPAACRPQAWSAAAAVICADVLR; the protein is encoded by the coding sequence ATGACCGACCGCCCCCCTCTCCAGCCCCTGCTCGACGATGCCGTGATCGTGCTCCAGGCCCCCACCCAGGCGTGGTCCGGCCGGGACGGCAGCGTGGGGTCCGCCGCGATCCACGGCATCTATCACGGCGACGTCCGTCACATCGCCGCGATCGACCTCGCGGTCCAGGGCACGGCTCTGGAGCCGATCGGTCACGCCTCGCCGACGCCGCAGCACGTGAGGTTCACGGACCTGCTCCGCGGTCTCGACGATGCCGGCGCCGATCCGAAGGTGCGCCTCGACCGGGATCGCACGGTGCGTGCGGGCTCCTTCACCGAGTCCCTCCGCTTCTCCTCCCACCTCGATGCCGCCCTCACCGCCGACGTGACGGTGCGCCTCCGTCCGGACTTCGCGCCGATGCAGCAGGTCAAGGCCGGCAGGGACGGCGAGGAGGAGTGGAGCTGGGACGGCGAGCGCTGCCGCGCCGGCCAGGCGTCGTTCGCGCTCGCAGCACCGCACGCCGACGTGTCGGTCGAGGGACGGGAGATCCTGCTCGCCTGGCGGGTGGACGTGCCGCCGCGCGGCAGCGTGGAACTGTCGTGGGCACTCGACCTCGACGACCCGAGCCTCGTCGTGACCTCTCCGCCCCGGTTGTCCGCCGCCCACTCCCCCGAGACCGGGAACGATCCGCGCAGTGCGCGCTGGCTGCAACGCGCGGCCGCCGACCTCGCGGCTCTTCGGCTGGCCCTGCCCGATCACCCGGACGATGCGTTCTACGCGGCGGGTGCGCCGTGGTTCTTCACGCTGTTCGGCCGCGACTCGATCTGGGCGGCGCGGCTGGCTCTGGGCGCCGACACCGACATCGCCGCCTCCACGCTGCGGGTGCTCGCCCGCCTCCAGGGCACGACCGTGAACCCGGAGACCGCCGAGGCCCCGGGAAAGATCGCGCATGAGCTGCGCAGCGCCGAACTCGCCCTACCGGGCGAGGGCGTGCTCCTCCCGCCGCTGTACTACGGCACGGTCGACGCGACGCCGTTGTGGGTGTGTCTCCTCGCCGATGCGCACGAGGCCGGGCTGCCGGTAGCGGCGCTCCGCGAGCTGCTGCCCGCGCTGCGCGCCGCCCTCGGATGGATGATCGAGCACGGCGATGCCTCCGGAAGCGGCTTCATCGACTACGCCGACGAGACCGGCCACGGTCTGGCGAATCAGGGCTGGAAGGACTCGGGCGACTCGATCCAGTGGCGCGACGGACGTCTGGCGGAAGGGCCGATCGCCCTCAGCGAGGTGCAGGGCTACGCCTACGAGGCCGCGGTGCGCGGCGCCGCCCTTCTCGACCACCTCGGCGAGCCCGGCGGTGATGAGCTGCGCGACTGGGCGGCGGACCTCCGTCGACGGTTCCGGGACGCCTATTGGGTGACCACTCCGGAGGGGCGGTATCCCGCCATCGCGCTCGACGCGCACGGGGCCCCGGTCGATTCCCTCACCAGCAACATCGGTCACCTCATCGGCACCGGCCTGCTCGATGCGGAGGAGGAGCGGGCGTGCGCGGACCTGCTCGTCGGCGAGAGCATGGCGAGCGGCTACGGTGTCCGCACGATGTCCACGGGGGCCGCGGGCTATTGGCCGCTCAGCTATCACGGCGGCAGCGTCTGGACCCACGACACGGCCATCGCCGTGCACGGGATGCGGCGCGCCGGACTGACCGCGCACGCCCGTCGGCTCGCCGCGGAACTGCTCGATCTGGCCGAGGGCTTCGACTACCGGGTACCCGAGCTGCATTCGGGCGAGCCCCGCGTCCCCGGAGGCCGTCCGGTGCCCTACCCCGCCGCCTGTCGTCCGCAGGCGTGGTCCGCCGCCGCCGCGGTGATCTGCGCCGACGTCCTGCGCTGA
- a CDS encoding carbohydrate ABC transporter permease has protein sequence MKLSSKQLAWQIALYALLIVLALIYIYPFLIQVFTSFKTDEDAASSGVNLLPESWTFAAYERLFANSDFPSWFVNSAIVTIFVTAGRVFFNSLAGYALARLRFRGRGVVFAALVAVMSVPTVVLLIPKFLVINQLGIFNSYAGMILPLLVDAAGVFIMKNFFESIPVSVEEQARIDGAGAFRTFWSVVLPMATPALITIVILSFQGSWNELSHFIVSTNDPALTTLTKGVASLSSGQLSQGTQYPLKLAAALIMTIPVAVMFFVFQRRIMNSTEGAVKE, from the coding sequence GTGAAGCTGTCGTCCAAGCAGCTCGCCTGGCAGATCGCCCTGTACGCACTGCTGATCGTGCTCGCCCTCATCTACATCTACCCGTTCCTGATCCAGGTCTTCACGAGCTTCAAGACCGACGAGGACGCCGCCTCCTCCGGGGTGAACCTCCTGCCGGAGTCGTGGACCTTCGCCGCCTACGAGCGGCTGTTCGCCAACTCCGACTTCCCCTCCTGGTTCGTCAACAGCGCGATCGTGACGATCTTCGTCACGGCCGGTCGGGTGTTCTTCAACTCGCTCGCCGGCTACGCGCTCGCCCGGCTGCGGTTCCGTGGACGCGGCGTCGTGTTCGCGGCGCTCGTCGCCGTGATGTCGGTGCCCACCGTCGTCCTGCTGATCCCGAAGTTCCTCGTGATCAACCAGCTCGGCATCTTCAACTCCTACGCCGGGATGATCCTGCCGCTGCTGGTCGACGCCGCCGGGGTCTTCATCATGAAGAACTTCTTCGAGTCGATCCCGGTCTCGGTCGAGGAGCAGGCGCGCATCGACGGCGCCGGCGCGTTCCGCACGTTCTGGTCGGTCGTACTGCCGATGGCGACGCCGGCACTCATCACGATCGTGATCCTGTCCTTCCAGGGGTCGTGGAACGAGCTGAGCCACTTCATCGTGTCGACGAACGATCCTGCTCTCACGACCCTCACGAAGGGCGTCGCCTCCCTGTCCAGCGGGCAGCTCAGTCAGGGGACGCAGTACCCGCTGAAGCTCGCCGCCGCGCTCATCATGACGATTCCCGTCGCCGTGATGTTCTTCGTCTTCCAGCGCCGCATCATGAATTCCACCGAAGGAGCCGTCAAGGAATGA
- a CDS encoding carbohydrate ABC transporter permease, which yields MAGKALPRRGGASGLRRGEAAAGWLFTAPVIVILGVFLLVPVLMALWVSMSDWAGRGSPLSPSVSFVGAENYSAVLTDGGLATKDFGTALRNNAWYVLLVVPLQTAIALLLAVLVNRAVLRGRGFFRTAYYFPSVTSSVAITVLWLFLFSASGAVNSVLAWFGIHGPNWFNDPRGVLHLALSGVGVDSGPAALTQGGMLGISWWDWLAGPSIAMSAYILMAIFTTSGTFMLLFLAGLQNLGPDVDEAAMMDGANGWQRFWRVTLPQLRPTLFTVLTLGLIGCWQVFDQIYTGTRGAPSKTTLTPAYLSYKTAFTDQEWGQGAAIAFLLFVIIVLFTLLQRWVLRDRPVSRRRIRAYEVTGPGGAS from the coding sequence ATGGCGGGAAAGGCCCTGCCTCGCCGCGGAGGAGCCTCCGGGCTCCGCCGCGGCGAGGCCGCCGCCGGGTGGCTCTTCACGGCCCCGGTCATCGTCATCCTCGGCGTCTTCCTCCTCGTGCCCGTGCTCATGGCGCTGTGGGTGAGCATGTCCGACTGGGCGGGACGCGGCAGTCCGCTCTCCCCCTCCGTCTCGTTCGTGGGGGCCGAGAACTACTCCGCCGTGCTGACCGACGGCGGCCTGGCGACGAAGGACTTCGGCACCGCCCTGCGCAACAACGCCTGGTACGTGCTGCTCGTCGTCCCTCTGCAGACCGCCATCGCGCTCCTCCTCGCCGTCCTGGTGAACAGGGCCGTGTTGCGGGGGCGCGGGTTCTTCCGCACCGCGTACTACTTCCCGTCCGTCACGAGCTCGGTGGCGATCACCGTGCTCTGGCTCTTCCTGTTCTCGGCGAGTGGCGCCGTGAACAGCGTGCTGGCGTGGTTCGGCATCCACGGTCCGAACTGGTTCAACGATCCCCGCGGGGTCCTGCACCTCGCGCTGAGCGGGGTGGGCGTCGACTCGGGCCCCGCCGCCCTCACCCAGGGCGGCATGCTCGGCATCTCCTGGTGGGACTGGCTCGCCGGACCGTCGATCGCGATGAGCGCCTACATCCTCATGGCGATCTTCACGACCTCCGGCACCTTCATGCTGCTCTTCCTCGCCGGCCTGCAGAACCTCGGCCCCGACGTCGACGAGGCGGCCATGATGGACGGGGCCAACGGCTGGCAGCGGTTCTGGAGGGTCACCCTGCCGCAGCTGCGGCCGACGCTGTTCACCGTCCTCACCCTCGGGCTCATCGGATGCTGGCAGGTGTTCGACCAGATCTACACCGGCACGCGCGGCGCACCGAGCAAGACGACGCTCACCCCCGCCTATCTGTCCTACAAGACGGCCTTCACCGATCAGGAGTGGGGCCAGGGCGCGGCAATCGCCTTCCTCCTGTTCGTCATCATCGTGCTCTTCACCCTGCTGCAGCGGTGGGTGCTCCGCGATCGGCCGGTGTCCCGGCGACGGATCCGCGCGTACGAGGTCACGGGCCCGGGAGGTGCGTCGTGA